A stretch of Malus sylvestris chromosome 11, drMalSylv7.2, whole genome shotgun sequence DNA encodes these proteins:
- the LOC126589505 gene encoding cationic peroxidase 1-like — translation MAFISRYIRFCFFVLLFLFRISSAQLSSNYYSTTCPRTLSIVRNAVVNAVVKEHRMGASLLRLHFHDCFVNGCDASVLLDDTANFTGEKTAPPNTNSLRGFELIDTIKSQLEGACPGVVSCADILAIAARDSVVSLGGPSWTVQLGRRDSTTASLSAATSELPSPSLNLNDLITSFSTKGFTTKELVALSGSHTTGQARCLVFRERIHNETNIDSSFATSLKSNCTASSGTDDNLSSLDVTSPFIFDNAYFKNLVNSKGLMHSDQQLFSGGSTDSLVKTYSTTAETFYTDFANAMLKMGSLSPLTGKSGQVRTNCRKIN, via the exons ATGGCTTTTATCTCACGCTATATCAGATTCTGCTTCTTTGTGCTTTTATTCCTGTTTAGGATATCGTCTGCCCAATTGTCCTCCAATTACTACTCGACAACGTGCCCTCGAACCCTTTCCATTGTTCGGAATGCAGTTGTTAATGCAGTGGTGAAGGAGCATCGCATGGGGGCATCCTTACTCCGTCTCCATTTCCACGATTGCTTTGTCAAT GGATGTGATGCGTCTGTTCTATTAGATGACACTGCAAATTTTACTGGGGAAAAGACGGCGCCACCAAATACAAACTCATTGAGGGGATTTGAATTGATCGATACCATAAAATCTCAGCTAGAAGGTGCCTGCCCCGGGGTTGTTTCCTGCGCAGATATACTTGCCATTGCAGCTCGCGATTCAGTTGTTTCA TTGGGAGGGCCTTCATGGACGGTTCAGTTGGGCAGAAGGGACTCCACCACAGCAAGTTTAAGTGCTGCAACTAGTGAGCTCCCATCTCCAAGTCTAAATCTTAATGACCTCATCACTTCTTTCTCAACTAAAGGATTTACTACCAAAGAATTGGTAGCTCTCTCGG GATCTCACACAACGGGCCAAGCAAGGTGTCTAGTGTTTCGAGAACGGATACATAATGAGACTAACATCGATTCATCATTTGCTACATCTTTGAAATCAAACTGTACTGCGAGCTCCGGGACTGATGACAACCTTTCTTCACTAGACGTCACAAGCCCTTTCATCTTCGATAATGCTTATTTTAAGAACCTGGTGAATAGCAAGGGTCTAATGCATTCTGATCAGCAGCTTTTCAGTGGTGGCTCAACAGATTCTCTGGTTAAAACTTATAGCACCACTGCCGAAACTTTTTATACAGATTTTGCAAATGCCATGCTGAAAATGGGGAGCCTTAGCCCGCTTACGGGAAAGAGTGGTCAAGTTCGTACCAACTGTCGCAAAATAAACTGA